CGGTTAATTACTtgagttgtttttatgttttggcaaCACTTTGGCTCATCTTTTAGAGGTGTGTCAATTCTGGATGGtgctttactttactttacatCTTTTACCTGATTATGTACATTCCACATACCTGTCAAGCATCTCTATTTATaagatacatacatatttatgtacTATTTTGTGACAGACTACAGATAACTGTCCTATATTTAATCTAGATTTAAGAGACCAATTGCTTTCTAAAATGTTCCTAAATATGCTCTAAATAATACAGCTCATAAAAGGAGCTTAGCTCCTGTGAGCCATAAATACAGCAGACGGCTTTTCTTTTATCACTGACGTTGTCTTTAGAGTCCCTGTTAAAATATTCATCTTCCCTCTAATTAATGTACATAAATTTAATCTCTGCTGCATGGCACTATACTTTCTTGTCAGTATTGTGGTTTGGTAAAGGAGACTGTTTGCTTGATCTGAGTAGTCTCAGCTAGTTTTACTACTAAAATTTGCAGGGCTGAGCTTATACCTATAGTCTTGCGTGCAATACACTCTACTTTCATAATTTCATCCTTCAACAGATGtttgctctctctttgtctACTGAATCATGGGATCATCACTGGGAGAGGCCAGAGTTGGGACACTAACAAACGGCTGGGTTTTGTCTTCATTGCGGACTGTGGCTCTATTGGACACGGTAGTGAAGGACAGGTGGTCGTGCTCCAAAATGGCGAGGCGGTCCTGCGGCTTCTCCTTCTTCAGGTAGAACATCTTCCTCAGCTGCTTCAGTTGCTGCAGCTCGCAGAAGGTCTCCAGCACCACGAGCATGATTATCAGACCCAGGATCAGGTAGACTGATGAGACAAACACAGGGCAAAGAAAGGGATTGAAAGAAGCACGAGTAATTAGCTGCAGAGAGTAGTATTGTAAGAGTAGTACTATAAGAAATCCCTTTAACATTCCCCTAGATTTAAGTATGTTTTTAGAACAGTGAGTTTTTATGGGACTTAACACAATTTACACAATTTATTCTCTTATTGTATTACTGTAGACTTTTCTGTAGGTCGCTCTGTTGGAAAAACACGAGTAATGCATTTCTTCACTATTGTCCTAAAAACCTGTGGTTTATACGCACTGACACAAGAGGGCAGTGGCTAACTAGCCATGTTAACATGAACAGAGTGCGTGCTTTGTTGAAtggtcagagaggaggagaaacgcAGATAAACAGTTTCAGACAACACTGGAAGCCCAGTTCGCACTAAATGTTGGTTGAAAGACTGCTTTTAATTTAAGGGCACCTGATTACTGGAATAAATTACAGCACCTCCACAAAATCAATACATTCATACCTTTCAGGCATTTCAGAAACCTGGTCTTAAAACCTCCCATCCTCTTTTGCAATTGTATTACATAACAGtttctacattttaaattgtctcaattgatttgtaatgttttaataataCTTATTAGCTAACTATATTATTGCCTTTTCTCTATTGGTTTATAtcctttctgttgttttccttttctttgtttatgtaatttgaCTTGAAATCATTCTAAACTAAAagggcactcagtagagcgcatacctccaccaaggtcaatgtcaaacaacatactcCAGacgtcagagaaaaaaattcagtttcatagaaaatgatctggatctgccctgAAATTTAATGGGCTCTTCCCTgacccatgccccatccctccaccaactTCGGAGCAAgttggttcagtacttttttcatactcctgctgacaaacaaaccgacaaacagacacgggtgaaaacataacctccttgacAGAAGTAAGGGGTCTCCCGCAATGATTCTCTCGAGTATAAATAAAGactgtttgattgattgatcagtTCCAGCAGTAAAATCTCTCACTCAGTGGATTCTACTTGATACAAGTAAACCATGTTTGCCAGCATCTAACATGAAAAACCCCCTGAAAACCAATAGAAACCCTAGGTGTGTTTAGCCCGGTTTTTGAACTCTACAAACCATGATACAACTACTCTATTAGCACTATTACCATTTATACTACTACTTACAAAAATAGTAAGAGTATTGCAGCAGTATCCAGGGTATGTTGAGTCCTAGTGAcggtttaaaataaatttgaaatccCTTTTTCCTAGAAAAATAAAGTGGGCAGGAGGCTACatgttttactgtgtatttgcattcaacagcttttttgtttgtactcAATTAAGAAGGTAGAACATACCCTATGAATTCAGAATAGGACTACACCCTAAATGCAAACCACAAAAGCAATGACTGCTTATCACAAAAGGCACTAGCAAAATCAACACTTCAGCAAATGGCACAAACTGATCAATATTAGCTCTTCTGTTTCAGTGCTCCAAATGTTATTTCAGGTAGTGGTGATGTCCCTTCCAATATGTACATGTAATTTTTCACGGAGGAAGATGTACAAATGTGTCTAGTGTcatttgtacaaacaaacaccagTCACAGCCTCCTCTCCTAATACAGACTGGCAACAATGTGCCTACTGAATGACGTCTCTCTGGCTGGTGCGTACCACATGCCCACATCACACATGCAGGTGACAGTTCACTGGACTAGTACTCGACATTCATCCACAGCTTGTCAAGTCTCTGTGGCTTCAAACTGagtttgacttgttttttattgtagTCATTATTAGCCCTGCTTCTGACAGCAAGCTGCACAAGCCACTCAGAAAATGCAATCAATGCCTTGCTGCTTTGATTTAGACCCTGGCCCAATTTTTACCTTGCACTGCACTTTATCTTCTTATATCGGGCTGGTTGATATGGCTTTAAACATGCAGGAATATGTCAGACTGTAGCTTTgtcagcagcaaacagctgcttagcCACATCcaaagtgtagaaaaaaaatttcccaAACACCTATTGCAACTGAACCCTTTAAATGAGCTTTGCATTGTTTAGAAGAGTATTACTGATCAGCTAAAGTCCATAGCTTGTCGAAGGCTGTCGTGGTTCATTTCtagttatttaatttattaaatttatttattttttcttcattttgtaaTAGCAGcccattttaaaatcaatagcGATGATTCATACTTTATCTTTCAGGGCAGTAAAACTACAAATCATATCTATTTTTGTCTATAACCCCAAGCTGTTTTGTGTGGATTATAAATTAAAGtgcaataactgatttctgACTTTATTGTAAGTCAAGCTGAGGTAAAGCTGCTACTACCATGTATATTACAAGCTAGACCTGAAACAGGTTTACACCTGTAAGTCAGGGTTCAGCTAAATCTTATCCATCAGTCTACGAAAtactacaataaaataaaatgtgtgtttaccaTATTGCACATGgtataatatattttttgaacGGAAGCTTTCAATAAACGGGTCAAAGGATAGACCCGGCTGGTTGTGTCACAACTAGGTAGGTCATAGTTCACCATCATAAAACCCGCTCCCATTCTCACATCAGCAAATCATTACAACATTAACTCTGAGAAACAGGCACAGTTTCATATACCATTACTATGCTACTTGTTGGATATTGTGTCCCAAATTATATAGGATTTATTGGGATGTATTGCTGGATTACTTTATAGCTAAATAAGGAAGAAAGTGCTATTCATCAGTGCAAACAAATTAAGTAGTACTGTCCTCTTTGCAATCGGAAGCATCAGAGTTTATGAGAAATGTGGCGCTGATTTGAAACACAGTCACAAACAATATCACTGCTATGTACCCGTCGTCTCATCTCCTGGTTACAGTATTTAGACCAACGTGTCACACTGACATATGCAGTTTAAAATGCTTCATGTAGTACTATTAAAAACCCCTCAATAAAGACGAAAATAGACAGTAAGATGAATCAATTTTAGGCCTTAGAGCTACCACCAACTTGCAGTGAAAATACAAAGAATCCTCAGCACTCACCAGTGATGCCCACTTTGTAGAGCTCCCTGAACCTCTGATTAGCGGCCTCTCCGGGTACATAGTCTCCAAGGCCGATGGTGCTCAGGGAAATGAAGCAGAAGTAGAAGGACTCCAGGAAGTTCCAGTTCTCCTCCAGCGCTGAGAAGATGGCGGCGGGGATGAGGAAGAAGCAAGAGACGGCCAACATGGCGAGCAGAGTGGCGTGAACGATGGCCACCAGTGGCTTGGACAGGCCCCAGCGCGTGTGGATATACATGATCGGCCTCCGTGTGCTAAACACCATGATCCTTTGCACCACggcagtgaggaagaggagggtgaaGGGGATGCCAATCACGGAGTAGATAATGCAGAAGGCCTTCCCACCATCTGACAGAGGTGCTGTGTGACCATATCCTGTACgaaaacaaacatgacagaaaatgtttcgGTTACAATTATGAAAACATGAACAGATTTCTATGAGAGCACAACATTTTCTATTACACTATCAACTATCGCATGATGTTAGTCTGTATTTTCTCCAGAATCCCATGTGGCACTACCATGTGAGGTGTGAAATTATTCACATAGTACAGAATTTAGCTAAATATTTTCCCAACAAACAGATTTGTAAGCACACAATTAAACCGTATCTGTGGGTAATTTATGGAAATGCGTTCTTATTTCAGTACTTACTCAAGacatattcattaatttttgaaCCCGCTTTGCTATATTACATTTATGCACTTTGTATTTACACTGTAATGtttctaatttatttgtttaccgaagatattttttatgttttaaagtaCTTCGTGTTATGGCATGCCTTAATTCAGATAGAGTATAAGGATGCATTACTTCAACGTTAACACTTCATTATAGGCAAAATTAGGAGAACGTCCTTCAAATACAtagcagcagcaaaaaagacaaactgtaaTTCAAATGTATCTGTCTGTGCTGATAACATTAACAGCCTTGCACCTGACTGTTGATGGACAATATAAAGCACAGATAATCTCTCTGtaattattgtacatttttgtggtgtttctttttttttttttagtatgcaTACTAGCCTGCACATCGTCTCCCGCACCAGGTTTTGGAATTCAGCCTGTTTCTTGCTTATTTAAGCTTCATTTATACAGGGTAGGTTGGCTGAGCATACCTGCTCTTTTAGAACAATGCCCTGAAATAAATAACAGGAGCGGAGTGAGTCCTGCATATAAGAGTCATTAAACAGAATAACAGACAATAAACAAGGTACTCAGCAATTGTAGGCAGGTAAAGGATGATTACTGAAAACAGTCTTGAAGTTGTCACGTTTAACTGAAGGAGGCATTGGTGTAGAAACTAACATGTTCTCATGAAGTGGACCTAACAAGAGTGTTAAAAATGCCATGGCTCACTAACAAAGAAGTGTGCAAATGAGGACACAGCGGTATGTTTGCTGCTCTTACATCCCTAAACAACTCAGTTTCAGCTTCTGCTATGCATTTATTCAACACATTGCAACTACTTCTGTTAAGAATCAAATGAATGTATGGCTGCACACTGGTTTGTGCCCCTTTTTCGTCTGGTGAGAATTAAAAATTATGCCATAATGGTGTCTGgtaatatattttgtaaatactctgtctgtctgtaactgtTGTGTAACAAAGTTATTACTAAATAACCAACAGTAAGAGACGGCATGTGATTGATTTATCATGGTTAGTATCATTCTGAAAGGGCCACTGAgattaataataaaagcaaaaagtttgagaccaaaaaaagcacaaaataaataaattacaaagcATCTTAGCTCTATttgatgtgtttgtctgtcaagCTTCTGTTTAGCCATCCACAGAATTTTGTTGAGGCTTAAACAAGAAACAAAGTTTTATGCAGCTAGGCAGCTGCTGCACGCTGTATTTACACAATTACACACGTTCAAACCTCAGATAACTACTGCCATGTGGTCAGACTAAAGTTCCTTAGGTATACTGCAAGACAAGTATCTGCAAGCCATGTTCTTTTGTGCAACGCTAGATAACAGAAAATGACTCTATGCACAGTGTTGTGCAAAACTATCCATATGCCTACagacaaaatatacaaaacaattTGTTCAAAGGATTTGCCTAAATTTGAATCTGTGATTTCCTCGGGGGGAAAAGGAAAGCGATGTTGTTATACCCTTTCAAGTTTGTGTGCTTCTGTCCCTGACAGTGGATAAAGGTCTGCTTCTGTCTGGAATacagtaatatactgtatactttgcAAGGGGGCTGCTCCTTTGCAGAGATGTTATGTTTATCAAAAGCTGTGCTGAGTGCAAAGCGGTGTAAGCCGTGCCAACATAAATGCAAGGTTGAAAAACATATAGCTTTAGCTTCCGTGTCTAAATAACTATATAAGATAAAGGGAAACTACATCTAAACTCAACAGTAACATGTTTTAATTGAAAGGATGAAGCTACAAACAGCTTTATAGCCAGATTGAAATCTTGTGGTGAGTTGTCAAAGTGATGAAGGGAGAGACATTAAATTTGCTTCTTGCAAAATCTGTTTAATTTACTGTGCAGTTATCACATTCCAGGTGACACTTCTTTTGTTTCCATTACCTGCCTAGTTATGTTCAGTATGCAATAGGTATGTGTGGCCTAGTGGTGGCTCGGGTACGCTGCAAGTAAGACAGAGAGACGTTTtgttaaaattataaaatgttgaCAGAGGGAAGGCCCGAACAGGAGCCCACCTGAGACTACT
This region of Xiphias gladius isolate SHS-SW01 ecotype Sanya breed wild chromosome 11, ASM1685928v1, whole genome shotgun sequence genomic DNA includes:
- the kcnk1b gene encoding potassium channel subfamily K member 1b; amino-acid sequence: MLQSLASNSCVRLIQSHKSTWYFVSLVLGYLLYLVFGAVVFSSVELPYEDLLRQELRAIKKQFLQENECLSEERLERFLKKALDASNYGVSILNNASANWNWDFTSALFFASTVLSTTGYGHTAPLSDGGKAFCIIYSVIGIPFTLLFLTAVVQRIMVFSTRRPIMYIHTRWGLSKPLVAIVHATLLAMLAVSCFFLIPAAIFSALEENWNFLESFYFCFISLSTIGLGDYVPGEAANQRFRELYKVGITVYLILGLIIMLVVLETFCELQQLKQLRKMFYLKKEKPQDRLAILEHDHLSFTTVSNRATVRNEDKTQPFVSVPTLASPSDDPMIQ